In the Mytilus galloprovincialis chromosome 10, xbMytGall1.hap1.1, whole genome shotgun sequence genome, one interval contains:
- the LOC143049147 gene encoding netrin receptor DCC-like: MTCAGETCECSVNQRWTGLTCVALSGVPTSVTLSPKSRSIRISWSKPVESQSTIQGYRVRVLLNSECVVEVLLVCSTGCTNKLIQHVCSADTRQVRESRKSIELMEPISYEINQLLPYKDYIVWLNAINDGGDGNISETSVRTDSEVPQKPLNISASVVSSNEVKVTWNSKLQGPKPGITTYHIKVYELVLNAEPAFVRGENVTGFDKQIAQFSGLEAYWNYTFTVVATTDKGSSEESDTSAIVTTYQDAPGKVTNFEIKRPSTISTTMEVSWSIPLLKDRNGIIKEYKINHNISGTTTTETIAGKYENFQKLYYITPDRHYQIEIYAVNAINQAGEILRKMYYASSAIDTQPQVSSKGYTIETVVGAAVGCVVFSGIVVGLVCCLIRKRRRNIISKRAKAKHTQEESKIGCQYGEVGLDNVSAQQELGIKDNKNVYDQIDRISTVDKQYENMII; this comes from the exons ATGACCTGTGCAGGCGAAACATGTGAATGTTCTGTTAATCAGCGATGGACAGGGTTGACATGTGTTGCAC TGTCCGGTGTTCCAACAAGCGTCACTCTTAGTCCGAAAAGCAGAAGTATTCGAATTTCATGGAGTAAGCCGGTTGAATCACAAAGTACTATACAGGGATACCGTGTAAGAGTTCTATTAAATAGTGAGTGTGTAGTAGAAGTACTCCTTGTTTGTAGTACTGGGTGTACTAATAAG CTGATACAGCATGTGTGCTCTGCAGACACTAGACAGGTTCGAGAAAGTAGAAAAAGTATCGAACTGATGGAAccaatatcatatgaaataaaccAATTACTACCATATAAAGATTATATCGTGTGGCTAAATGCGATAAATGACGGTGGTGATGGTAACATAAGTGAAACATCAGTAAGAACTGATTCCGAAG TTCCACAAAAGCCGTTGAATATATCTGCTTCTGTtgtaagttcaaatgaagtaaaagTAACATGGAATTCGAAGCTACAAGGACCAAAACCAGGGATAACTACATATCATATCAAAGTTTATGAATTGGTTTTAAATGCTGAACCAGCTTTTGTAAGAGGAGAAAACGTAACTG gATTTGATAAGCAGATTGCGCAGTTTTCTGGACTAGAGGCATATTGGAATTATACGTTTACAGTCGTTGCTACGACAGATAAAGGTAGCAGTGAAGAGTCAGATACGTCAGCTATAGTAACAACATATCAAGATG CTCCTGGCAAAGTAacgaattttgaaataaaaagaccATCAACGATATCAACAACAATGGAAGTTTCCTGGTCGATACCATTATTAAAAGACAGAAACGGTATCATTAAGGAGTATAAGATTAACCATAACATCAGTGGG ACAACAACGACAGAAACAATAGctggaaaatatgaaaatttccaaaaattgTATTACATCACACCAGACAGACATTATCAAATAGAG atatATGCAGTAAATGCAATCAACCAAGCTGGGGAAATACTGCGAAAAATGTATTACGCGTCATCAGCAATTGATA cACAACCACAAGTGTCATCTAAAGGATATACAATTGAAACAGTAGTTGGAGCTGCAGTTGGTTGTGTTGTATTCAGTGGTATTGTAGTTGGCCTTGTATGTTGTTTAATCCGGAAGCGCAGACGAAATATAATTTCTAAACGAGCAA AAGCAAAACATACCCAAGAAGAGTCAAAAAT TGGGTGCCAATACGGAGAAGTTGGACTGGACAATGTATCTGCTCAACAGGAACTTGgaataaaagataataaaaatgtgtatgacCAGATTGATAGAATATCTACAGTAGataaacaatatgaaaatatgattATCTGA